Sequence from the Fragaria vesca subsp. vesca linkage group LG4, FraVesHawaii_1.0, whole genome shotgun sequence genome:
AGTATCCGAACCGAGATCCACGAGAGTCTTCTAACAAAAGCCAAACTACACTTTCGCCACAGATGCATAAACCAAAAAACCATTTAAACATGTTGGCTATAAACTTGTGGGAGTTGGAACTCAAACTCTAAACATAACGGTGTCATAGTAGACAGCTTGACTAACTTTATCACACCAAATGATTGCATAACATTTTGACACGATTTATTGTACACAACATTTTCATAAACACGAGTAAGATCTATGCGTATAAACTAATGAAAGTATAGGAAACGCAAGTGTTTCCCTTGGTACCATACCATTATTCATATTTTCATGGATCATGGTTAAGAAATAGTGAAGGCATTTTCAAATAAATTGTATACAATTCACAAGATTTTGGGTAAGAAAGGCATTTCATTTTTCCATATAAATAGCTAATTACACAAGTCAGAATGCAAAATGATAGCGAGACAAAGACAAACCCTCACAAAACCCCTGCAAAACCTCCTCCTCCGCTTCCTCACAACCGAGTCGACTCCTCCCCGACTCGCCAACCCACCGTCCCCAGTCGACCCGGCCCACCTCCTCCGCGTCTGTACCATCCTCTACCAACAACAGAACTCGCCGGAGCCGCGCCTCCACTCCAATCTCAACTCACTCAGCTTCAACCTCACCCACGAGTTCTTCCTCCAAGTCTGCAACAACTTCCCTCTCTCATGGCGTCCCGTCTATCTCTTCTACCAGTACACCCAGCAGGCCAACCCCACTTTCGCCCACACCGCAGTTTCGCTGAACAAAATGCTCGACGTCGTCGGAAAGTCCCGGAACATCGATCTGTTCTGGGAGTTGATCAATGAGATGGGACGGCGTCGTTTGGTTAATCATGCCACCTTCATCATTGCGTTGAAAACTCTTGCTAAGGCTAGAGAGTTGAAGAAATGCGTGGAGTTTTTTCATGTCATGAGTAGTCGTGGAATCGAGTGTGATAAGGAGATTTTGAACAAGGTGGTTAAGAGTCTTTGTGGGTTGAGACTTGTGGAGGAGGCTAAGTTTGTGGTGTTTAAGTTGAAGGAGATGATTGGGGTTGATGGGGTTACTTATAAGTGTTTGATTGATGGGTTTTGTGATGTGGGGGACCTGGTTGAGGCTTCCAAGATTTGGAACTTGATGGTGGATGAAGGGTTTGATCCTTGTGTTGGTGCTGTTGAGAAGATGATGGAGACTCTTTTTAAAACGAATCGGGATGTCGAGGCCATGACGCTGTTTCAGATGATGAGGGTGAAGAGGATGGGGGACTTGGGGCTTTCGAGTTATAGGCTTGTGATTGAGTGGATGTGTAAGAAGGGGAAGGTTGAGAATGCACGTGTTGTGTTTGATGAAATGCGCGAGAGAGGGATTGAGGCGGATAGCTTGACGTTGGGGGCACTGGTTTATGGTCTTTTGGCGAGGAGGAGAGTCAACGAGGCTTATGGGATTGTGGAAGGGATTGAGAAGCCGGATATCAGTGTGTACCATGGGTTGATGAAGGGGCTGTTGAGGTTGAAAAGGCCAGGGGAAGCGACGCAAGTGTTTAGGGAGATGATCAAGAGGGGGCGTGAGCCTAACATGCACACATATGTCATGTTATTGCAGGGGCATATGGGAAAGAGAGGGAGGAAGGGGAAGGATCCGCTTGTGAATTTCGACACTATTTTCGTTGGGGGTTTGGTTAAGGCAGGGAAGTCATTGGAAGCCACCAAGTATGTGGAGAGAGCGACAAAAAGAGGGCTTGAGGTACCTAGATTCAATTATAACCAGTTTTTGCATTACTACTCTAATGAGGAAGGGGTGGCAATGTTTGAGGAGGTGGGGAAGAAATTAAGGGAGGCCGGGATGGTTGATTTGGCGGATATTTTCCAGAGATATGGGGAGAAAATGGCGATGAGAGATAGAAGAAGAAACAGAGTGGTCGAGCCATTAGTAGAGGGTTCATAACCTCATGTATTAGGCTGTAGATTAAAACAAAATGACTTTCGTGTTTTCATTCTCATCTGTAATCTTACTGATGAACTTACAAGAACAGTGCCTCTGCATATAATTTCACATAATTTGGGAACATTCTTGAAAAAGAGTAGTGTAAGACATGAAAATCTAGTTGCAGAAGAAAAGCACCATAACAGAACAGCTTGTAAATGAACTAAGAGCTAGCAGAGGCCCTTAAACTGCGGTGTAATCCAGAGGCCGGGTGGAATTTGACTGTACGAAGAAGGATATGGGTAGTATTTTGCAGAATCGGTTCCCAACTCTACATCGAAAATTCTCATAACAAATGTGTCCGAATCCCCAGTGTAGTATATGCTTTGTAGCAGAAAGAGAGATAGAATTATTTTTGCCAAGGAATAAAGCCTCATCTCCTATAGTTTCTACCTCAACATGCTTCACCATTGAACCATCTGCATCGCTGAACACCACCTTGTATACCTTGAATGTCTCTCCACATGTTAGTACGTGCCATAGGTCTCCCTTGGTTGATTCCACAATATGTGCCTGATACTTATCAAATGGATTACTTATATGAGGCCTGAATTCCCGAAGTCTAGAGTAGATAACACACATTGACAGAATACTTCCCTTAACTGATACCATGTAGATTTTGTTTATGAAATATAGCATCACTAAGATCGTATCCTATGTGGAAGTGACTCCAATCTTCCTCTCCTCTAAGAACAGCCAACTTTTCCGAATTGTAGATTGCTACAACCATATAACTTGTCTGATTCAAAGCAGGATCGGCAGAAAGGATGACCTTTGGGACTACTCCATGCAAATGAGGGAGATGAATGGGCGCCATTGCTTGTGCAAAAGGGTTCACTAGAGTTATGTCCATACTACTTTCGTCTACTATGGCCAACCAACCATGGCTAGAGCCACAAAACCTCTTTGATTTGCAAGGAAGCTGAAACTTTTTAATGTACCTTTTCTCTTCGGACACTGCGCAGCACTGAAGAGGGTCCTGCAGAAGTCATGAGCATAGGAAGTACATTGCTCCAGCGCTGCGTCGCAAAATTTTATTGTTTTGCAAGAGACTGCCATTGCTTGCAGACAACAGCACAACGAACATGGTCGATCAATAGGTTCCAACAACTTGTCCAGAACCATAAAGAGAAGATCAGGCCATGCTGTTACGTAGCTATTAAAGGTAGCTGAAGCATGCTCGTTCAATTTTTTCAATTCGGTCATGTCTCTCCAATGTTGCTCTTAGATGAGGGACAAGAGCAAACACAATCCTATACGAACAAGGAATATATAGGTCACCTAAGCTGTTAGTTAGAGTCTATCTGGGAAAGGTATTCCCACCAGAAGAAGAGGAAGACCGAGAGTGCCAAAACTTCAATAGTTTACCTGTCAATAATTTCATTGTAACATATGAAAACCTAGCTTGTCACCAAAGAAAATATGAATATCTAGCTACATAACAAATGTGTCATATAATAGTACAGCTTGTAAATAAACTAGCTAGGAGTTAGCAGAGGCCCTTAAATGGTGGCGTAATCCAGAGTCCGGGTGGCTTTTGGCCATAATTTGGATCGCAAGCTGCACAAGCAGTTCCCAACTGATCTACATCGTAAATTGTCATAACAGATTCCAAATCTCCAGTGAAGTATATGGAATTTGGCAGGCACCATGGAAGCTTTGAAGCCGAAACAGATACTGAATAATTTTTGCCAAGGAACAAAGCCTCATCTCCTATGCTTTCTACCTCAACATGCTTTACCATGCAACCATCTGTATCGCTGAACTCAACCTCGTCTACCCTAAATCCATCTTCGAAAAGTATACTGCCATCAAATTGTGTTTCTCCTATGTTACGTCTTTGTACGTGCCATAGGTGTCCCTTGGTTGATTCCACGAGATAGGCCTCATCACATTCCCTAAATCTAAATTTCCTACTGCGAGTCATGAACACCCGAACATCCAGTGATTCTTGAGAATGTGAAGAGTTGATAACACAGTTGTTAACATTGATTGACACAATCTTTCCACAAACTGATACTGCGTAGATCTGGCCTTTATAAATTATAACATCAGTAAGACTGTCAAATAGTTTGTCTGGTAGTCTGATGCAATTCCAATCTTCCTCTCCTCCTCTAAGAACAGCTAACTTTGTCGAATTGTAGATTGCTACAACCATATAACTTGTTGGATTCAAAGCAGGATCGGCAGAAAGGATGACCTTTGAGACGTTCTCCTTAAAATGAGGGAGATTAATGGGCACCATTGCTTGTGCAAAGGGGTTCACAAGAGTTATGTCCTGACTAGTTTTGTCTACTATGGCCAACCAACCATGGCTAGAGCCACAAATCCTGTTATGTTTGTTCGGAAGCTGAACATTTTTAATGTAGCTTTTTCCTTCGGAAACACTGAACATCGATGTAGATGATCTGCCGGAAATCATGAGCATAGGAGCTACCCTGCTCCATCGCTGCGTCGCAAGATTATATTCTTTTCCAAGAGATTGCCATTGCTTGCAGACGGCAGCACAACGGACATGGTCGATGGGTTCCAACAACTTGTCCAAAACCAAAAAGAGAAGATCAGGCCATGCTGATAAGTAGCTACTGAAGGTAGCTGAAGCGTGCTTGTTCAATTTTTTTATTCTGGTCATGTCTCGCCAGTGTTGCTCTTAGATGAGGGGATAAGTAAAACAAGAAGTAGCCGTTTTATAAAGAAATAACTCAAACACAATAGTTGATAAAAAAAAAACTCAAACACAATCCTATAGGAACAAGGAAAACACTAATAATTGTTATATTGTTAACCAAGGAAAACACTAAAGTATCTAATTTGGAGACTATCTAAGAGAGAATTAAGCACAGTTCTCTTTGTAATTTATCACTCTAGTTAATTTGAGAAGAGACCAATGGTTATATTGTTAGAGCATCTCCAACAGTTTCCTCAAAATTTCTCTATAATGGGAAAGGAAAAGTCAATGTTTCAAGCAATTTTTTTTTTCTCAAACTCCAACATATTCCCCAATTTGGAGATTTCTTGATCATTCCCTAAATTCTTCTATAAAATTATAGAGTTTGCTGCAAATATGGAGAATTTGAGTTTCTCTCTCCTCACATTTCCCATTTTGAAGAAAGTTTTAAGGAATAATCTGTTAGAGAAAAACACCCAAAATCTTCTTCAAAATAGAGAAAATCGAGAAAATGGGGAAGCTGTTGGAGATGCTCTTAAGGGGTAAGGCTAGGGTGTGTTAATGCATGTCATGCATCAACTATGTCATAAAGTTGTAAAATGAGATGCATTAACACACCCTACTCTTACCCTTAATGCAAAATTCTACAATGAGTTGATACATGACATGCATTAACTCATTGTAAAATTTTACATTAACTCATTGTAGAATTTTCCATTGTTAAGTAGGTATTGAAGGTAGCTGAAGCGTCAAGCATGCTCATTCAATTTTTTCCACTTGGTCATGTCTCGCCGGTGTTGCTCTTAATTGAGGGACAAGAAAACAAGATTATAAAGAACAAACACAATCCTATATGAACAAAGAATATGTATATATATACGAATTTTCTCAGCTGCGGACGTCCGCACCAATTTTTTGGTGCGGATTTCCATTTTTGCACCACTTTTCGATCGAATTTCCTCATCTCCACCGTTTAGTATCTAGGTAATATTGTGTAGATCATCTCTGCAAAATTTCAGCCAATTTGGTGATCGTTAAGGCCCTCAAACTCGAAAAACAAATGGACGGACTNNNNNNNNNNNNNNNNNNNNNNNNNNNNNNNNNNNNNNNNNNNNNNNNNNNNNNNNNNNNNNNNNNNNNNNNNNNNNNNNNNNNNNNNNNNNNNNNNNNNNNNNNNNNNNNNNNNNNNNNNNNNNNNNNNNNNNNNNNNNNNNNNNNNNNNNNNNNNNNNNNNNNNNNNNNNNNNNNNNNNNNNNNNNNNNNNNNNNNNNNNNNNNNNNNNNNNNNNNNNNNNNNNNNNNNNNNNNNNNNNNNNNNNNNNNNNNNNNNNNNNNNNNNNNNNNNNNNNNNNNNNNNNNNNNNNNNNNNNNNNNNNNNNNNNNNNNNNNNNNNNNNNNNNNNNNNNNNNNNNNNNNNNNNNNNNNNNNNNNNNNNNNNNNNNNNNNNNNNNNNNNNNNNNNNNNNNNNNNNNNNNNNNNNNNNNNNNNNNNNNNNNNNNNNNNNNNNNNNNNNNNNNNNNNNNNNNNNNNNNNNNNNNNNNNNNNNNNNNNNNNNNNNNNNNNNNNNNNNNNNNNNNNNNNNNNNNNNNNNNNNNNNNNNNNNNNNNNNNNNNNNNNNNNNNNNNNNNNNNNNNNNNNNNNNNNNNNNNNNNNNNNNNNNNNNNNNNNNNNNNNNNNNNNNNNNNNNNNNNNNNNNNNNNNNNNNNNNNNNNNNNNNNNNNNNNNNNNNNNNNNNNNNNNNNNNNNNNNNNNNNNNNNNNNNNNNNNNNNNNNNNNNNNNNNNNNNNNNNNNNNNNNNNNNNNNNNNNNNNNNNNNNNNNNNNNNNNNNNNNNNNNNNNNNNNNNNNNNNNNNNNNNNNNNNNNNNNNNNNNNNNNNNNNNNNNNNNNNNNNNNNNNNNNNNNNNNNNNNNNNNNNNNNNNNNNNNNNNNNNNNNNNNNNNNNNNNNNNNNNNNNNNNNNNNNNNNNNNNNNNNNNNNNNNNNNNNNNNNNNNNNNNNNNNNNNNNNNNNNNNNNNNNNNNNNNNNNNNNNNNNNNNNNNNNNNNNNNNNNNNNNNNNNNNNNNNNNNNNNNNNNNNNNNNNNNNNNNNNNNNNNNNNNNNNNNNNNNNNNNNNNNNNNNNNNNNNNNNNNNNNNNNNNNNNNNNNNNNNNNNNNNNNNNNNNNNNNNNNNNNNNNNNNNNNNNNNNNNNNNNNNNNNNNNNNNNNNNNNNNNNNNNNNNNNNNNNNNNNNNNNNNNNNNNNNNNNNNNNNNNNNNNNNNNNNNNNNNNNNNNNNNNNNNNNNNNNNNNNNNNNNNNNNNNNNNNNNNNNNNNNNNNNNNNNNNNNNNNNNNNNNNNNNNNNNNNNNNNNNNNNNNNNNNNNNNNNNNNNNNNNNNNNNNNNNNNNNNNNNNNNNNNNNNNNNNNNNNNNNNNNNNNNNNNNNNNNNNNNNNNNNNNNNNNNNNNNNNNNNNNNNNNNNNNNNNNNNNNNNNNNNNNNNNNNNNNNNNNNNNNNNNNNNNNNNNNNNNNNNNNNNNNNNNNNNNNNNNNNNNNNNNNNNNNNNNNNNNNNNNNNNNNNNNNNNNNNNNNNNNNNNNNNNNNNNNNNNNNNNNNNNNNNNNNNNNNNNNNNNNNNNNNNNNNNNNNNNNNNNNNNNNNNNNNNNNNNNNNNNNNNNNNNNNNNNNNNNNNNNNNNNNNNNNNNNNNNNNNNNNNNNNNNNNNNNNNNNNNNNNNNNNNNNNNNNNNNNNNNNNNNNNNNNNNNNNNNNNNNNNNNNNNNNNNNNNNNNNNNNNNNNNNNNNNNNNNNNNNNNNNNNNNNNNNNNNNNNNNNNNNNNNNNNNNNNNNNNNNNNNNNNNNNNNNNNNNNNNNNNNNNNNNNNNNNNNNNNNNNNNNNNNNNNNNNNNNNNNNNNNNTATACCTGAACCGGATAGAATTCAGTCCGTCAGATTTGTTTTTCGATTTTGAGGGCCTTAACGATCACCAAATTTGCTGAAATTTTGCAGAGATGATCTACACAAGATGATCTAGATATGTCTAGAAGGAAGTTTGAGGAAATTCGATTGGGAAGTGGTGAAAAAATAGAAATCCGCACCAAAATTTTGGTGCAGACGTCCGCACCTGAGAAAATCTGTATATATATATATATATGTCGGCTAAGCTGTTAGTTAAAGTCTATCTGGGAGAGGTATTCCCACCAGAAGAAGAAGACCAAGAGCTACAAAACTTCAATAGTTTAATTACCTGACTGTCAATAATTTCATTATATTGCTCTGTGTATAGTCACATAATTTGGGAAAAATTTTGAAAAAGAGTAGTGTAACATATGAAAATTAAACCTAGCTTGTAACCAAAGAAAATATGAAAATATAGCTAGCTAGCTACATAAGAAATGTGTCATATATTAGTACAGCTTGTGAATGAACTAGCTAGGAGCTAGCAGAGGCCCTTAAACGGTGGCGCAATCCAGAGTCCGGGTGGCTTTTGGCCACAATTGGGATAGCAAGCAGTTCCCAACTCTACATCATAAATTGTCATAACAGATTCCGAATCTCCAGTGTAGTATATGGAATTTAGCCGGTACCCTGGAAGCTTTGAAGCCGAAACAGATAATGAATAATTTTTGCCAAGGAACAATGCCTCATCTTCTATGGTTTTTACCTCAACATGCTTCACCATGCAACCATCTGTATCGATGAACTCCACCTTGTATACCCTGAAACTCTTTTCGAAAAGTACACTGCCGTCGAATTGTGTTACTCCAATGTAACAACTTTGTACGTGCCAAAGGTGCCCCTTGGTTGATTCCACGAGATAGGCCTCATCACAATACCTAAATTCCCTACTGCAAGTCATGAACACCCGAACATCCAGTGATTCTTGAGAATGTGAAGAGTTGATAACACACTTGCTAACATTGATTGACACGATCTTTCCACAAACTGATACTGCGTAGATCTGGCCTTTATAAATTATAACATCAGTAAGACTGTCAAATAGTTTGTCTGGTAGTCTGATGCAATTCCAATCTTCCTCTCCTCCTCTAAGAACAGACAACTTCGTCGAATTGTAGATTGCTACAACCATATAACTTGTTGGGTTCAAAGCAGGACCGGCAGAAAGGATGACCTTTGAGACGTTCTCCTCAAAATGAGGGAGATGAATGGGCGCCATTGCTTGTGCAAAGGGGTTCACCAGAGTTATGTCCTGACTAGTTTTGTCTACTATGGCCAACCAACCATGGCTAGAGCCACAAATTTTCTTATGTTTGTTCGGAAGCTGAACATTTTTAATGTAGCTTTTTCCTTCGGAAACACTGAACATCGATGTAGATGATCTGCCGGAAATCATGAGCATAGGAGCTACCCTGCTCCATCGCTGCGTCGCAAGATTATATTCTTTTGCAAGAGACTGCCATTGCTTGCAGACAGCAGCACAACGAACATGGTCGATGGGTTCCAACAACTTGTCCAAAACCAAAAAGAGAAGATCAGGCCATGCTGATAAGTAGCTACTGAAGGTAGCTGAAGCGTGCTTGTTCAATTTTTTTATTCTGGTCATGTCTGGCCAGTGTTGCTCTTAGATGAGGGGATAAGTAAAACAAGAACTAATTATCCAAAAACCGAAAAAAGTAAAACAAGAACCGGTCGTTTTATAGAGAAATAAATCTAACACAGTCCTATAAGAACAAGGAGTATAGGTCACTTAAAGCTGTTGGTTGAAGTCTTACCTCGGAGAGGTGTTCCCAAAAGGGACAGGTATTCCCAAAAGGAGAAGACAAAGAGCGCTCCAGAACTTCCATCTTAAACCTGACTGCCAATAATTTGGAAACTATCTAAGAGAGAATTAAGCACTTTCTCTTTGTATCCCATCACTCTAACTGATTTGAGAACTATAATTCTGAACTTGGAGTTCAAAAATGGGAATGATTGGTTAGTTACATAAAAACATACTGGTTTCTGTAAATTCAAGTACAGAATGAAATCAATAGACAAGAATTCTAGAGAGAATATCAGTACATATACACTTCGTGGACGTACCGACATTCTTTACTCAACAGTATTGCTTTGTTCTTACAAGAACGTGAAGTTCATTATCAAGATTAATATAAAAAAATAAAAATAAAAATAAAACGAGAGAAAACATTAGAGAAAATGTAACAAAGAAAAAAAATATGGATGAATGAATTGCTACAAACGCCTTAACAAAATTGAGTTGCAGCTACTTCTGTGCCAAGCCTTCTAATCTACAGCTTCCACATGCTCCTAGTCCAGTCATGACTGATGAGCATCTTCAAGGTTCTTCGGATTCTGAGCATGTATGTCTGTTGCCAAATTGATCATAATCTGATAAGGAACACAAATACAGCATAGTTAAATTCCGAAAGACACCACCTTCTTTGCTTCGAAAGGATCTTAAACACCACTCTCTCTCATGTTCTGAAAACTATGTCCACTAGGCAATGCAAAGAAGTCATTGCCAGACAGACCATTGCCCTCTGGTTCTTTGTTTGAGTGAACAAGGATGGGGCTGGGGCTGGACAAAAATGTGATTTTAAGTATCAAGAAAAGCAAAGAAGAGAGATAACACCTATTCATTCATCTGACACTAGGAAAATAGCTTAACCAGACCTCATATTAGTCCTAACAAGTTGAGACTGGATGAAAGATACCTTCTATTGTCTAGACCTCCTGTATCTTAGAACTGACAACTTCATAATACTAAATCAGTTCATTGACTGCATTTCGGTTTCTGAAAATGAATTTCTGAAAGATGAGAGAAATTACCAGAGCTAAAAGAAAAATGTACATTTCCGCAATGACGAGACCTCCTGAAGTAAAACAATCATTTTTTCACAAATGGTTTCTGGCATACGAGTAGTCTCTGGTCACTGCCATTCTGAGGGTCAATCACCCTTGCTTCCCAACGTACTTGGGTAGCAAACATGCGTGCCATCTCTATAGGTCCCACTTTATCAGAGAGAACAACCCAGCCCTACAA
This genomic interval carries:
- the LOC101314460 gene encoding putative pentatricopeptide repeat-containing protein At1g26500-like — protein: MIARQRQTLTKPLQNLLLRFLTTESTPPRLANPPSPVDPAHLLRVCTILYQQQNSPEPRLHSNLNSLSFNLTHEFFLQVCNNFPLSWRPVYLFYQYTQQANPTFAHTAVSLNKMLDVVGKSRNIDLFWELINEMGRRRLVNHATFIIALKTLAKARELKKCVEFFHVMSSRGIECDKEILNKVVKSLCGLRLVEEAKFVVFKLKEMIGVDGVTYKCLIDGFCDVGDLVEASKIWNLMVDEGFDPCVGAVEKMMETLFKTNRDVEAMTLFQMMRVKRMGDLGLSSYRLVIEWMCKKGKVENARVVFDEMRERGIEADSLTLGALVYGLLARRRVNEAYGIVEGIEKPDISVYHGLMKGLLRLKRPGEATQVFREMIKRGREPNMHTYVMLLQGHMGKRGRKGKDPLVNFDTIFVGGLVKAGKSLEATKYVERATKRGLEVPRFNYNQFLHYYSNEEGVAMFEEVGKKLREAGMVDLADIFQRYGEKMAMRDRRRNRVVEPLVEGS
- the LOC101314748 gene encoding putative F-box protein At3g25750-like, encoding MTRIKKLNKHASATFSSYLSAWPDLLFLVLDKLLEPIDHVRCAAVCKQWQSLGKEYNLATQRWSRVAPMLMISGRSSTSMFSVSEGKSYIKNVQLPNKHNRICGSSHGWLAIVDKTSQDITLVNPFAQAMVPINLPHFKENVSKVILSADPALNPTSYMVVAIYNSTKLAVLRGGEEDWNCIRLPDKLFDSLTDVIIYKGQIYAVSVCGKIVSINVNNCVINSSHSQESLDVRVFMTRSRKFRFRECDEAYLVESTKGHLWHVQRRNIGETQFDGSILFEDGFRVDEVEFSDTDGCMVKHVEVESIGDEALFLGKNYSVSVSASKLPWCLPNSIYFTGDLESVMTIYDVDQLGTACAACDPNYGQKPPGLWITPPFKGLC
- the LOC101315045 gene encoding F-box protein At2g26160-like is translated as MTRIKKLNKHASATFSSYLSAWPDLLFLVLDKLLEPIDHVRCAAVCKQWQSLAKEYNLATQRWSRVAPMLMISGRSSTSMFSVSEGKSYIKNVQLPNKHKKICGSSHGWLAIVDKTSQDITLVNPFAQAMAPIHLPHFEENVSKVILSAGPALNPTSYMVVAIYNSTKLSVLRGGEEDWNCIRLPDKLFDSLTDVIIYKGQIYAVSVCGKIVSINVSKCVINSSHSQESLDVRVFMTCSREFRYCDEAYLVESTKGHLWHVQSCYIGVTQFDGSVLFEKSFRVYKVEFIDTDGCMVKHVEVKTIEDEALFLGKNYSLSVSASKLPGYRLNSIYYTGDSESVMTIYDVELGTACYPNCGQKPPGLWIAPPFKGLC